A part of Homoserinibacter sp. YIM 151385 genomic DNA contains:
- a CDS encoding fibronectin type III domain-containing protein produces the protein MNLRLLPRRVAAVAATAAIVAGALLVPATAAHAARTLDASNERPVAAQRTFMSRWAQTFTAQRSGSLTSLEVRNNGGGSIAVVAVSGGQPSGFPANAQYAGANGDGFFRYIYNDSPVQVIAGQQYAILGTGSISVSDPEVSDYPGGALLDEDGGGWTDVGADLIFRVYLDDDRPTIAAASFELRRGEPASGARLQATPDSANLTVAPNSKLPAGLSLQRLEDGWYVTGTPTANGSFTTRLRALTPTGFSTERTVGFEVRSVPGAPTQLAASGLDGGIRVTWSAPTDSGNAGTLRYRVRAIDTTTSSLAVDEETTANAITLAGLDNAHDYRLEVTAVNDLGAGGASAIAASPPAAPSAPRSMAVEEHDGYIVVTWEPPVSDGGSPILRYEAAWPGEPTRTVTSPYRVEGANGVGISTRIYAVNRSRSGAHVIARGIPRTVPDAPAVSTLSPSAGRVELAWTAPSWNGGAAITAYTVEHRRLGAAVWQSSESLAAAARSLVVSGLEDGAGYEFRIRAHNAAGASAPSSARQETPFRAPDAPGLQLRGQGDGTIELGWTAPAFDGGRAIEGWILEHRAAGGSGQWQQSATLPVGTRSTTFEDLEPGTLYEFRVRAENPAGRGEPSQLVEARFAVAAGEPRSVTALAGDGEVALSWLPPTSTGGSEPTRYEVRWGTPGTPSGGTQIVIGTSTRIRGLGNGAPVVFDVRAVTAAGPGAAAAATASPFAFAPTVHDLAGAQIRETRRGERIVLRAAGLPEGATVEAEFHSNPSPLGEAVIGPNGLLVLEGVIPDDAELAGHRIVLTLVAEGSLPRNAELPIRVIGPGGSDTSPSDQPAGSGVDPAAPAAGADAGAERLASTGGDAAPLGLAALLLGLGVLLVRRARRRAAA, from the coding sequence GTGAACCTCAGACTCCTCCCCCGCCGGGTCGCGGCGGTGGCCGCGACCGCCGCGATCGTCGCCGGGGCGCTGCTCGTCCCCGCGACGGCGGCGCATGCCGCGCGGACGCTCGACGCGTCGAACGAGCGCCCGGTCGCGGCGCAGAGGACGTTCATGTCCCGGTGGGCGCAGACGTTCACGGCACAGCGGAGCGGGTCCCTCACGAGCCTCGAGGTCCGCAACAACGGCGGGGGATCGATCGCGGTGGTCGCCGTCTCGGGGGGCCAGCCGTCCGGCTTCCCTGCGAACGCCCAGTACGCGGGAGCCAACGGCGACGGGTTCTTCCGCTACATCTACAACGACTCCCCGGTCCAGGTCATCGCCGGGCAGCAGTACGCCATCCTGGGCACCGGCAGCATCTCCGTGAGCGACCCGGAGGTGAGCGACTACCCCGGCGGCGCGCTTCTCGACGAGGACGGGGGAGGCTGGACGGATGTCGGTGCGGATCTGATCTTCCGCGTCTACCTCGACGATGATCGGCCCACGATCGCGGCGGCGAGCTTCGAGCTCCGCCGCGGCGAGCCCGCGAGCGGCGCCCGGCTGCAGGCGACCCCCGATTCGGCGAACCTCACGGTCGCCCCGAACTCGAAGCTCCCCGCGGGGCTCTCGCTGCAGCGCCTCGAGGACGGCTGGTACGTCACCGGCACGCCGACGGCGAACGGCTCCTTCACCACCCGACTCCGCGCCCTGACACCCACGGGCTTCTCCACCGAGCGCACGGTCGGCTTCGAGGTCCGCTCGGTGCCCGGCGCTCCGACGCAGCTCGCAGCCTCGGGGCTCGACGGCGGGATCCGCGTGACGTGGTCCGCGCCGACGGACTCCGGCAACGCCGGGACACTGCGCTACCGCGTCCGCGCAATCGACACGACCACCTCCTCGCTCGCCGTGGACGAGGAGACCACGGCGAACGCGATCACGCTCGCGGGGCTCGACAACGCGCACGACTACCGCCTGGAGGTGACGGCCGTGAACGACCTCGGCGCGGGTGGCGCGAGCGCCATCGCGGCCTCGCCGCCCGCGGCGCCGAGCGCGCCGCGCTCGATGGCCGTCGAGGAGCACGACGGCTACATCGTCGTCACGTGGGAGCCACCGGTCTCCGACGGCGGTTCGCCCATCCTCCGCTACGAGGCAGCTTGGCCCGGGGAGCCGACACGCACCGTGACGTCGCCGTACCGCGTGGAGGGCGCCAACGGCGTGGGCATCTCGACGCGCATCTACGCGGTCAACCGCTCGCGGTCGGGTGCGCACGTCATCGCCCGGGGCATCCCCCGCACGGTGCCCGACGCGCCCGCCGTGTCGACGCTCTCGCCCAGCGCGGGGCGGGTAGAGCTCGCCTGGACGGCGCCGAGCTGGAACGGCGGTGCGGCGATCACGGCCTACACGGTGGAGCACCGGAGGCTCGGCGCGGCCGTGTGGCAGAGCTCGGAGTCGCTGGCGGCCGCGGCGCGCTCCCTCGTGGTCTCCGGCCTCGAGGACGGCGCGGGCTACGAGTTCCGCATCCGCGCACACAATGCGGCGGGAGCGAGCGCCCCCTCCTCGGCACGGCAGGAGACCCCGTTCCGCGCGCCCGACGCGCCGGGGCTGCAGCTCCGCGGGCAGGGCGACGGCACGATCGAGCTCGGCTGGACTGCACCCGCCTTCGACGGCGGGCGGGCGATCGAGGGCTGGATCCTCGAGCATCGGGCAGCCGGCGGCTCCGGCCAGTGGCAGCAGTCGGCGACCCTTCCCGTCGGGACGAGGTCGACGACGTTCGAGGATCTCGAGCCCGGCACGCTGTACGAGTTCAGGGTCCGCGCCGAGAACCCGGCCGGGCGGGGCGAGCCGTCGCAGCTCGTCGAGGCGCGGTTCGCGGTCGCCGCCGGGGAGCCGCGCTCGGTGACGGCGCTCGCCGGCGACGGCGAGGTCGCCCTGAGCTGGCTGCCGCCGACATCGACCGGCGGCTCCGAGCCGACCCGCTACGAGGTCCGCTGGGGGACGCCCGGCACGCCGAGCGGCGGCACGCAGATCGTGATCGGCACGAGCACCCGCATCCGCGGGCTCGGCAACGGCGCACCGGTCGTCTTCGATGTGCGCGCGGTGACCGCCGCCGGCCCCGGAGCCGCGGCCGCCGCGACCGCGAGCCCCTTCGCCTTCGCGCCCACCGTCCACGACCTGGCGGGCGCGCAGATCCGGGAGACGCGCCGCGGCGAGCGGATCGTGCTCCGCGCCGCGGGCCTGCCGGAGGGCGCGACCGTCGAGGCCGAGTTCCACTCGAACCCGAGCCCGCTCGGCGAGGCGGTCATCGGGCCGAACGGCCTGCTCGTGCTCGAGGGCGTGATCCCCGACGACGCCGAGCTCGCCGGCCACCGCATCGTCCTGACGCTCGTGGCCGAGGGCTCGCTGCCGCGCAACGCCGAGCTGCCGATCCGGGTCATCGGCCCGGGCGGATCGGACACGTCCCCTTCGGACCAGCCCGCAGGTTCCGGCGTCGATCCGGCGGCGCCGGCAGCCGGAGCCGACGCGGGCGCGGAGCGGCTCGCCAGCACGGGCGGCGACGCGGCGCCGCTCGGCCTCGCGGCGCTGCTCCTCGGCCTCGGCGTCCTCCTCGTGCGGAGGGCGCGGCGCCGGGCGGCCGCCTGA
- the acs gene encoding acetate--CoA ligase encodes MTTDAPFRELLPETRSFPPPAELAATSNVDAGAWDRAAADPVAFWEEAARRLDWAEPWTTAHRWSPALQADGTLAPPEAEWFAGGRLNVAVNCVDRHVEAGLGEKVAYYFEGERGDRRVLTFAELRREVSKAAHALTELGIGQGDRVVVYLPVIPETVIIALAVARVGAIHSLVFGGFSAEALRFRVEDTAAKLLVTSDGQFRRGKAVPVKANADAAAAGLEHLEHVLVVRRTGEETPDLAWTDGRDVWWHELVDRQPEVHEAEAFDAENPLFIIYTSGTTGKPKGLVHTSGGYLTGASWTHWAAFDAKPDDVHWCTADLAWVTAHTYELYGPLANGTTQVIYEGTPDAGEAGAADRERHLRIIERYGVTVYYTAPTLVRTLMTWFPDGVPDGHDLSSIRLLGSVGESINPEAWMWFREQLGRGETPIVDTWWQSETGAAVMAPIPGLSTLKPGSATKALPGLRTLVVDDAGREVPPGAGGYLVVAGTWPSMARTVWGNPQRYLDSYWARFAEQGYFFSGDGAKADADGDIWLLGRVDDVINVSGHRLSTIEIESALVAHPLVGEAGVTGADDPTTGEAVVAFVIPAREGLDEDAVAAELRAHVAQVIGPIAKPRAIHLTPELPKTRSGKIMRRLLRDIVDGRPLGDTTSLQEPEGPARIAARLRG; translated from the coding sequence ATGACGACCGACGCGCCCTTCCGCGAGCTCCTGCCCGAGACGCGGTCCTTCCCGCCGCCCGCCGAGCTCGCCGCGACGAGCAACGTCGACGCCGGCGCCTGGGATCGCGCCGCGGCCGACCCGGTCGCGTTCTGGGAGGAGGCGGCCCGCCGCCTCGACTGGGCCGAGCCGTGGACGACCGCGCACCGCTGGAGCCCCGCGCTGCAGGCCGACGGCACGCTCGCGCCGCCGGAGGCCGAGTGGTTCGCGGGCGGCCGGCTCAACGTTGCCGTCAACTGCGTCGACCGCCACGTGGAGGCGGGCCTCGGCGAGAAGGTCGCCTACTACTTCGAGGGCGAGCGCGGCGACCGCCGGGTGCTCACCTTCGCCGAGCTGCGGCGCGAGGTGTCGAAGGCGGCCCACGCGCTGACCGAGCTGGGGATCGGGCAGGGCGACCGCGTCGTCGTCTACCTCCCCGTCATCCCCGAGACGGTCATCATCGCGCTCGCGGTCGCGCGCGTGGGCGCCATCCACTCGCTCGTCTTCGGCGGCTTCTCGGCGGAGGCGCTGCGCTTCCGCGTCGAGGACACGGCGGCGAAGCTGCTCGTCACGAGCGACGGGCAGTTCCGGCGCGGCAAGGCGGTTCCCGTGAAGGCGAACGCGGATGCCGCGGCCGCCGGGCTCGAGCACCTCGAGCACGTGCTCGTCGTGCGGCGTACCGGGGAGGAGACCCCCGACCTCGCCTGGACGGACGGCCGCGACGTGTGGTGGCACGAGCTCGTCGACCGCCAGCCGGAGGTGCACGAGGCGGAGGCCTTCGACGCCGAGAACCCGCTCTTCATCATCTACACGAGCGGCACGACGGGGAAGCCGAAGGGCCTCGTGCACACGAGCGGCGGCTACCTGACGGGCGCGAGCTGGACCCACTGGGCCGCCTTCGACGCGAAGCCCGACGACGTGCACTGGTGCACGGCCGACCTCGCCTGGGTGACGGCGCACACCTACGAGCTCTACGGCCCGCTTGCGAACGGCACGACGCAGGTCATCTACGAGGGCACGCCGGATGCGGGGGAGGCCGGGGCCGCCGACCGCGAGCGGCACCTGCGCATCATCGAGCGCTACGGCGTGACCGTCTACTACACGGCGCCGACGCTCGTCCGGACGCTCATGACCTGGTTCCCGGACGGCGTGCCCGACGGCCACGACCTCTCCAGCATCCGCCTCCTCGGCTCGGTGGGGGAGTCGATCAACCCCGAGGCGTGGATGTGGTTCCGCGAGCAGCTCGGGCGCGGCGAGACGCCGATCGTCGACACCTGGTGGCAGTCGGAGACGGGGGCCGCCGTCATGGCGCCGATCCCGGGGCTGTCGACGCTCAAGCCGGGTTCTGCGACGAAGGCCCTTCCCGGGCTCCGCACGCTCGTCGTCGACGATGCGGGCCGCGAGGTGCCGCCCGGCGCCGGCGGCTACCTCGTCGTCGCCGGCACCTGGCCGTCGATGGCGCGCACCGTCTGGGGGAACCCGCAGCGCTACCTCGACTCCTACTGGGCGCGCTTCGCCGAGCAGGGCTACTTCTTCTCCGGCGACGGCGCGAAGGCGGATGCCGACGGCGACATCTGGCTGCTGGGCCGCGTCGACGACGTCATCAACGTCTCCGGGCACCGCCTCTCGACGATCGAGATCGAGTCGGCGCTCGTCGCGCACCCGCTCGTCGGGGAGGCCGGCGTGACCGGCGCCGACGATCCGACCACGGGGGAGGCGGTCGTCGCCTTCGTGATCCCGGCACGCGAGGGGCTCGACGAGGATGCGGTCGCGGCCGAGCTGCGCGCCCACGTCGCGCAGGTGATCGGCCCCATCGCGAAGCCGCGCGCCATCCACCTCACGCCAGAGCTCCCGAAGACCCGCTCGGGGAAGATCATGCGGCGGCTCCTCCGCGACATCGTCGACGGCCGCCCCCTCGGCGACACGACCTCCCTGCAGGAGCCCGAGGGCCCGGCCCGCATCGCGGCGCGGCTGCGCGGCTGA
- a CDS encoding TerC family protein produces MDLAFELTPDLVVAFLTLFILEIVLGVDNVIFISILASKLPVEQQAKARNLGLLLALVTRIGLLFAASWIIGLTDDLFAVFGMGFSGRDLILIAGGLFLVYKAVKEIHEKLEGTESGHGPKAGSVSFAAIILQIVLLDIVFSFDSVITAVGMVDEMAVIIAAVVLSFGIMMLSAKVIFGFVNKHPSVKILALAFLVLIGAFLIAEGFDVHVDKGFIYGPMAFAVVVEGLNLAYRARQRKAHGEADAPVALRQSTSRADDADATAAALHLGEGRVELSRKPISSAGTRGTDGGSAQAADRDA; encoded by the coding sequence GTGGACCTCGCATTCGAGCTGACCCCCGACCTCGTCGTCGCCTTCCTCACGCTCTTCATCCTCGAGATCGTGCTCGGCGTCGACAACGTCATCTTCATCTCCATCCTCGCCTCCAAGCTCCCCGTGGAGCAGCAGGCGAAGGCGCGGAACCTGGGCCTCCTGCTCGCGCTCGTGACGCGCATCGGCCTCCTCTTCGCGGCCTCCTGGATCATCGGCCTCACCGACGACCTCTTCGCCGTGTTCGGCATGGGCTTCTCGGGCCGCGACCTGATCCTCATCGCGGGCGGCCTCTTCCTCGTCTACAAGGCGGTGAAGGAGATCCACGAGAAGCTGGAGGGCACGGAGTCCGGCCACGGCCCGAAGGCCGGCTCGGTGAGCTTCGCGGCGATCATCCTGCAGATCGTGCTGCTCGACATCGTCTTCTCCTTCGACTCCGTCATCACCGCGGTCGGCATGGTCGACGAGATGGCGGTCATCATCGCGGCCGTCGTCCTCAGCTTCGGCATCATGATGCTCTCGGCGAAGGTCATCTTCGGCTTCGTGAACAAGCACCCCTCGGTGAAGATCCTCGCGCTCGCCTTCCTCGTGCTCATCGGCGCCTTCCTCATCGCGGAGGGCTTCGACGTGCACGTCGACAAGGGCTTCATCTACGGCCCGATGGCCTTCGCGGTCGTCGTCGAGGGCCTCAACCTCGCGTACCGCGCACGCCAGCGGAAGGCGCACGGGGAGGCGGATGCGCCGGTCGCGCTCCGGCAGTCCACCTCGCGCGCGGACGACGCCGACGCGACCGCCGCCGCCCTCCACCTCGGCGAGGGCCGGGTCGAGCTCTCGCGGAAGCCGATCAGCTCGGCCGGCACGCGTGGCACGGACGGCGGATCGGCTCAGGCGGCCGACCGCGACGCCTGA
- a CDS encoding threonine aldolase family protein — translation MQRLHDTETRGFASDNYAGIHPETLEAIAAANGGHQIAYGEDHYTARLSEVVREHFGDAAETFPVFNGTGANVTALTALMPRWGAVIATGTAHIHTDEAGAPERVHGLKLLTVPTPDGKLTPELIETEAWGWGDEHRAQPLAVSITQTTELGTRYTVDEVRAIAELAHAKGMALHMDGARIWNAAAALDVPFREFTTEAGVDILSLGGTKNGLLGVEAIVALDPSRAPGLVYLRKLGMQLGSKMRFMSAQLLSLFDDGLGLRSAAHANAMAARLRGALEAGLADGTISGLGFSQATEANAVFAVLDNAVADRIRERVRFYDWDRAAGEVRWMTSWDTTEADIDAFVAVIREELAR, via the coding sequence ATGCAGCGACTGCACGACACCGAGACCCGCGGCTTCGCGAGCGACAACTACGCGGGCATCCACCCCGAGACCCTCGAGGCGATCGCCGCCGCGAACGGCGGCCACCAGATCGCCTACGGCGAGGACCATTACACGGCCCGCCTGTCCGAGGTGGTGCGCGAGCACTTCGGCGACGCCGCCGAGACCTTCCCGGTGTTCAACGGCACCGGCGCGAACGTCACCGCCCTCACCGCCCTCATGCCGCGCTGGGGCGCCGTCATCGCGACCGGCACCGCCCACATCCACACCGACGAGGCGGGCGCGCCCGAGCGGGTGCACGGCCTGAAGCTCCTCACCGTGCCGACCCCCGACGGCAAGCTCACGCCCGAGCTCATCGAGACGGAGGCCTGGGGCTGGGGCGACGAGCACCGCGCCCAGCCGCTCGCCGTGAGCATCACCCAGACCACCGAGCTCGGCACCCGCTACACCGTCGACGAGGTGCGGGCGATCGCCGAGCTCGCCCACGCGAAGGGCATGGCCCTCCACATGGACGGCGCCCGCATCTGGAACGCGGCCGCGGCGCTCGACGTGCCGTTCCGGGAGTTCACCACGGAGGCCGGGGTCGACATCCTGAGCCTCGGCGGCACCAAGAACGGCCTGCTCGGCGTCGAGGCGATCGTCGCCCTCGACCCCTCCCGCGCGCCCGGGCTCGTCTACCTCCGCAAGCTCGGCATGCAGCTCGGCTCCAAGATGCGGTTCATGAGCGCGCAGCTGCTCTCGCTCTTCGACGACGGGCTCGGGCTCCGCTCGGCCGCCCACGCGAACGCGATGGCCGCGCGCCTGCGCGGCGCGCTCGAGGCGGGCCTCGCCGACGGCACGATCAGCGGGCTCGGCTTCAGCCAGGCGACCGAGGCGAACGCCGTGTTCGCGGTGCTCGACAACGCGGTCGCGGACCGCATCCGCGAGCGCGTGCGCTTCTACGACTGGGATCGCGCGGCCGGCGAGGTGCGCTGGATGACCTCGTGGGACACGACGGAGGCCGACATCGACGCCTTCGTCGCCGTCATCCGCGAGGAGCTCGCGCGCTAG
- a CDS encoding SDR family NAD(P)-dependent oxidoreductase yields MSARVVVLPGATGTTGRAVAAALRDAGHEVVAVGTDAERLATVPAASREVADLVDAEQAARLAERVLERHGRVDGLVHLIGGWKPGWSDETADWLNARLVTSLLHASAAFEPALLASDAGRLAIVSSTAVTHDGPPASAYAAAKLAAESWVGQLATRWRETPAAAVTWVVRSLGDGEQDTAPAVVAAAAVDLWEAPLASIAGARIRL; encoded by the coding sequence GTGAGCGCGCGCGTCGTCGTCCTCCCGGGGGCGACCGGCACGACCGGGCGCGCCGTGGCCGCGGCGCTGCGGGATGCCGGTCACGAGGTCGTCGCGGTCGGGACGGATGCGGAGCGCCTCGCGACCGTGCCGGCCGCCTCCCGGGAGGTCGCCGACCTCGTGGATGCGGAGCAGGCGGCCCGCCTCGCCGAGCGCGTCCTCGAGCGCCACGGCCGGGTCGACGGGCTCGTCCACCTCATCGGCGGCTGGAAGCCGGGCTGGAGCGACGAGACCGCGGACTGGCTGAACGCCCGCCTCGTGACGAGCCTGCTGCACGCCTCCGCGGCGTTCGAGCCGGCGCTGCTCGCCTCGGACGCCGGGCGTCTCGCGATCGTCTCCTCCACGGCGGTCACGCACGACGGCCCGCCCGCCTCCGCCTATGCGGCGGCGAAGCTCGCCGCCGAGTCGTGGGTCGGGCAGCTCGCCACGCGCTGGCGGGAGACGCCGGCCGCCGCCGTGACCTGGGTGGTGCGCTCGCTCGGCGACGGCGAGCAGGACACCGCACCCGCGGTCGTCGCGGCAGCGGCGGTCGACCTGTGGGAGGCGCCGCTCGCCTCCATCGCCGGGGCGCGCATCCGGCTCTGA
- a CDS encoding DUF6421 family protein produces the protein MTSIAQTPSVVGQPEVVEDASAAEHSAAWQQLKAAATAIQLLQIKDGSIPEPGDHVAAREHVAAIVAGIRALAPAFPHDAEYLAQTVADLERWAGEGFGVPDFHDALVAFRPELHREDGLRHLVLFPMTTQNGSPDRLVEALIVEVIWPEFIAELEAGEYGNKLFVSLKLVDFTPGYDTNSAVLFPETVAMRQLPAFTWGAIFQDREAARFRRVTRAAADITKLELTPDAERLIGDQRLAEETFVLWDIIHDRTHMRGDLPFDPFMIKQRMPFFLYSLEELRCDLTAFRECVRLVRDEATDELTRDRAALAQLAILFDRLFRFPLTGTRVRNYDGLGGQLLFAWLHQRGVLHWTDTQLAFDWDAVPDVVVELSDAINELYWRSIDRPKTAHWLAAYELVRATVAPHPASRWARGLPDEVLSGPPKGFTDAVLDDEFPLSMFYEALSKKMTEVIESTRGITARDADAPAAA, from the coding sequence ATGACATCCATCGCCCAGACCCCGTCCGTCGTCGGCCAGCCGGAGGTCGTCGAGGACGCCTCCGCCGCCGAGCACAGCGCCGCCTGGCAGCAGCTCAAGGCCGCCGCGACCGCGATCCAGCTGCTCCAGATCAAGGACGGCAGCATCCCGGAGCCGGGCGACCACGTCGCCGCGCGCGAGCACGTCGCCGCGATCGTCGCCGGCATCCGCGCGCTCGCGCCCGCCTTCCCGCACGACGCCGAGTACCTCGCGCAGACCGTCGCCGACCTCGAGCGCTGGGCGGGCGAGGGATTCGGCGTGCCCGACTTCCACGACGCGCTCGTCGCCTTCCGTCCCGAGCTGCACCGCGAGGACGGCCTCCGCCACCTCGTCCTGTTCCCGATGACGACCCAGAACGGCAGCCCCGACCGGCTCGTCGAGGCGCTCATCGTCGAGGTCATCTGGCCCGAGTTCATCGCCGAGCTGGAGGCGGGGGAGTACGGCAACAAGCTCTTCGTCTCGCTGAAGCTCGTCGACTTCACGCCCGGCTACGACACGAACTCGGCCGTGCTGTTCCCCGAGACGGTCGCGATGCGGCAGCTCCCCGCCTTCACCTGGGGCGCGATCTTCCAGGACCGCGAGGCCGCACGGTTCCGCCGCGTCACCCGCGCCGCCGCCGACATCACGAAGCTCGAGCTCACGCCCGACGCCGAGCGACTCATCGGCGACCAGCGGCTCGCGGAGGAGACCTTCGTGCTGTGGGACATCATCCACGACCGCACCCACATGCGCGGCGACCTCCCCTTCGACCCCTTCATGATCAAGCAGCGGATGCCGTTCTTCCTCTACTCGCTCGAGGAGCTGCGCTGCGACCTCACCGCCTTCCGCGAGTGCGTGCGCCTCGTGCGCGACGAGGCGACCGACGAGCTCACCCGCGACCGCGCCGCGCTCGCGCAGCTCGCGATCCTCTTCGACCGGCTCTTCCGCTTCCCGCTGACGGGCACGCGCGTCCGCAACTACGACGGTCTCGGCGGCCAGCTGCTGTTCGCGTGGCTGCACCAGCGGGGCGTCCTGCACTGGACGGACACGCAGCTCGCCTTCGACTGGGACGCCGTGCCGGACGTGGTCGTCGAGCTGAGCGACGCCATCAACGAGCTCTACTGGCGCTCCATCGACCGCCCGAAGACGGCCCACTGGCTCGCCGCCTACGAGCTCGTGCGGGCGACGGTCGCGCCGCACCCCGCATCCCGCTGGGCGCGCGGGCTGCCGGACGAGGTGCTGAGCGGACCGCCGAAGGGCTTCACCGACGCCGTCCTGGATGACGAGTTCCCGCTGTCGATGTTCTACGAGGCGCTGTCGAAGAAGATGACCGAGGTCATCGAGTCGACGCGCGGCATCACCGCCCGCGACGCCGACGCGCCCGCGGCCGCGTGA